From a region of the uncultured Draconibacterium sp. genome:
- a CDS encoding carboxylesterase family protein has protein sequence MKFKLSRILYVLTAGTLLFSSCQNAGTQTTNDPYATPGSHPMIANNETAQVSTESGDVIGYVHKGVYNYKGIPYAKADRFMPPQKPDKWEGVRSSRSYGPVCPIDVASMILFDEMEFAQQHNFWFMKEDACQNLNVWSPAINDSKKRPVMVWLHGGGYTAGSSCELPSYDGENLSRTGDVVVVSVNHRLNVLGFLDLSAVDEKYAQSANVGMMDIVAALQWVHDNIANFGGDPGNVTIFGQSGGGGKVATLMYAPSAKGLFHKAIMESGVAGQFGTKEATQKLGLAILDELGLEKSEVDKLQEVPFDELLAAGNRAIASASGAGLGSLGWAPSCDGTFIPLQPGAAGAEELAKDVPLIIGSNKVEFGDFTAPAGMLHADEATVIDYLKTKYGDKTDAYVAAFKKAYPNTNMPSDMTDVDIMFRPMLLEYAQLRSSFPGNAPVYNYVFKWNAPHLDGMLKSAHCMEIAFVFNNIERTEEYNSGSPEAYALAAKMSKTWATFAYTGNPNSDAMPEWEPFTPDGGACMLFDNQSELVHNHDKELIEVATSVPQQSLF, from the coding sequence ATGAAATTTAAACTATCACGAATTTTGTATGTTTTGACAGCTGGAACTTTATTGTTCTCATCTTGTCAGAACGCCGGAACACAAACAACAAATGATCCTTATGCAACGCCCGGTTCACATCCGATGATTGCCAACAACGAAACAGCACAAGTCTCAACAGAGTCAGGTGATGTTATCGGTTATGTACACAAGGGAGTATACAACTACAAGGGAATTCCTTATGCAAAAGCTGATCGGTTTATGCCCCCGCAAAAGCCCGACAAGTGGGAAGGAGTGAGAAGTTCCCGTTCTTATGGACCGGTTTGTCCGATTGATGTGGCTTCCATGATTTTATTTGATGAGATGGAGTTTGCCCAGCAACACAATTTCTGGTTTATGAAGGAAGATGCCTGCCAGAACCTGAATGTTTGGTCGCCCGCAATTAACGACAGTAAAAAACGTCCGGTAATGGTTTGGCTACATGGTGGTGGATATACAGCCGGTTCCTCGTGCGAATTACCAAGTTACGATGGCGAGAACCTGAGCCGAACAGGCGATGTGGTAGTAGTCTCTGTTAATCATCGTTTAAATGTGCTTGGATTTCTGGATCTTTCTGCCGTGGACGAGAAATATGCCCAATCTGCCAATGTTGGAATGATGGATATTGTAGCTGCGCTTCAGTGGGTGCACGACAACATTGCCAATTTTGGCGGCGATCCCGGAAATGTGACCATTTTTGGTCAGTCGGGTGGTGGCGGAAAAGTGGCAACTTTGATGTATGCGCCATCGGCAAAAGGATTATTCCATAAAGCAATTATGGAAAGTGGTGTCGCGGGCCAATTTGGCACTAAAGAAGCTACACAAAAGTTGGGATTGGCTATTCTTGATGAACTTGGGCTGGAAAAGAGCGAAGTTGACAAATTGCAGGAAGTTCCTTTCGATGAATTACTGGCGGCAGGTAATCGTGCAATTGCCAGTGCTTCCGGTGCAGGTTTGGGCAGTCTTGGTTGGGCTCCTTCGTGCGACGGCACTTTTATTCCTTTGCAACCGGGAGCTGCCGGTGCCGAAGAATTAGCGAAAGATGTTCCGCTTATAATCGGTTCTAATAAGGTTGAATTTGGTGATTTTACAGCTCCTGCCGGGATGTTACATGCCGATGAAGCAACGGTTATTGACTATCTAAAAACCAAATATGGCGATAAAACCGATGCTTATGTTGCTGCTTTCAAGAAGGCTTATCCAAATACAAACATGCCTTCGGATATGACTGATGTGGATATTATGTTTCGCCCCATGTTGTTGGAATATGCTCAACTTAGGTCGTCATTTCCCGGAAATGCACCGGTTTACAATTACGTTTTTAAGTGGAATGCGCCGCATTTGGACGGCATGTTGAAATCGGCTCATTGTATGGAAATCGCTTTTGTTTTCAATAACATTGAACGTACAGAAGAATATAATAGCGGATCTCCTGAAGCTTATGCTTTGGCTGCTAAAATGAGTAAAACATGGGCTACTTTCGCATACACCGGTAATCCTAATAGCGATGCAATGCCTGAGTGGGAGCCGTTTACGCCCGACGGAGGTGCCTGTATGTTATTTGATAATCAATCGGAGTTAGTGCATAATCATGATAAAGAGCTGATCGAAGTGGCTACTTCGGTACCACAACAAAGCTTGTTTTAA